One part of the Plodia interpunctella isolate USDA-ARS_2022_Savannah chromosome 28, ilPloInte3.2, whole genome shotgun sequence genome encodes these proteins:
- the LOC128681709 gene encoding 2-iminobutanoate/2-iminopropanoate deaminase-like, with the protein MSQKVIKTIISTSKTYKPVGPYSQAILADKTLYVSGILGADPNAKLVPGGAGPQAKQALDNLTHILAAGGASLESVVKTTILLANIDDFVEVNKIYGQYFTKNNPARSTYQVAKLPMGAAVEIEAIALSGDLTVTEKKD; encoded by the exons ATGTCTCAAAAAGTGATTAAGACTATAATTTCCACTTCTAAAACCTACAAACCCGTAGGCCCATacag tcAAGCAATATTAGCAGACAAAACGCTCTATGTCTCCGGGATACTAGGCGCGGATCCAAACGCTAAACTGGTCCCGGGCGGGGCGGGGCCACAGGCTAAACAGGCTTTGGACAATCTGACACATATCCTGGCTGCAGGTGGGGCGTCACTGGAGTCTGTTGTGAAGACTACTATATTGTTGGCGAATATTGATGATTTTGTCGAAGTGAACAAAATCTACGGGCAAT ACTTCACCAAGAATAACCCCGCGCGGTCCACATACCAAGTGGCCAAATTGCCCATGGGCGCCGCAGTGGAGATCGAAGCGATCGCCCTGAGCGGGGATCTCACCGtcacagaaaaaaaagacTAA